AGATGTAACGCTCGGGGATCTTGGAGACCATCTTGCCGTCGGGGCCGACGACATAGGACAGGCCGTCCCAGACCACGACGTCCTTCCCGGCCGTCTTCTCGATCTTCTCCGAGGCCTCCACGTTGCCCTTGAGGGTCTGCACGATGGTGACCTTGGGGACCTTCTTCTCCTTCATTCCGTTGTTGTAGTCGAGGAGGGTCACGTTCTTCGCCTCCAGGACCATGTCCTGGTACTGGTTGGCGGGGACCTTGGCCAGGCGCGGGAAGGCGTACCAGCGCATCAATGGGGACAGCGCCGCGAAGAACACGGCGAGGGCGAGCAGGACCAGGCTGGTCTTGCGGCGCATCTCGGCCTCCCGGACGGGCGGTTACGGGTGTGCGGGCACCGTGGTCAGCAACGGTTTCGGAGACGTCTTGCCCGTCGTCTGCCCCATCGCGGTGATGGCGAGGATCAGTGCGAACGCGAGGGCGAGACCGGTCGCGGCGGCGATCAGGGCGCGCATGGGTGCCTCCCTGCCAACGGGAACTGATACATCGTCAGATCCGGCACGGTAGCAACGGGCGGGCGAGATGAGAACACGTCGCGCACAGACGAAGGGCGCCCTGTCCGCCGTGGCGGCGAGGACGCCCTTCGAGGTGGGTCCGGTGTCCTACGAACTCGCGCTGGGGCTGGGCGACGGGCTCACGGCGGTGTCCGTGGCAGTGTCCGTGGTGGCCACCGCCACGGTCAGCTTCACGTCGAGCGTCGCTCCGCCCGCGGTGGTGATGCGGAGCACGAAGGTGCCGGTGGCGGTGTCGGCGTAGAGCTGCGGCAGCTTCAGCAGGCCGTCGGCGTCCGTCGTGAGGCCCGTCAAGGTGCGCACGGTCTTGCCGTCGGCGTCCTTGAAGTAGGGGCCCTTGTCGTTCTCGGTGGCGTCGTCGGCCGACGTGATGAGGGTGGCGGTGGCGGCGACCTTGTCGGCCACGGCACCCTTGTAGGTGGCCTTGACCTGGACCGCGTCGGCGAACTCACCGCTCGGCGTGCAGGTCAGATCGGTCGTGGTGGTCCGGGCGAGAGTGTCGGCGACGCGCTGGGTCACGGTGGCCGTGTAGTCCGGGCCGGTGACGGTACGGCCGATGAGGGTCGCGCGGACCGTGAAGGCGCCGGTGGTCTCGCCCGCCTGGAGCGCGGGCGCGGTGGCCACACCGGAGGCGCCCGTGAGGCCGGTCGCGACCTTCTCGCCGCCGGTGAAGGTGGCGTCGGTGTCGCCGACGATCGTGAAGCGGATCCGCACCTTGGGGACGCCCATGCCTGCGGCGTTCTCGGCCTTGGTGCTGATCTTCCCGGTGAACGCGTCGCCGGCCGTCGCGGTGAGCTTGGCGGTGCCCGAGTCCTCCAGGTGGTCCACCGACTCGGTCGGAGTGAGGGGAGTCGTCGGGGCCGGCGGGGTGGGGGTCCCCGAGGGCGGCGGGGTGGTCGGGGGCGGCGTCGGGCTCGGCGAGCCGGTGCCGGGCGTGTTCGGCGTGGACGTACCCGGCGTCGTGGTCGACGGCGTCGTGGGGGACGAGCCGTCGCCGCCGTCGCTGCGGCTGCCCGGGACGGTGCCGGTGCCGTCGGGAACCTCGTAGGTGCCCTTGCGGTAGTACTCCAGCCAGGACAGGACCGTGTTCAGGTAGTCCTGCGAGGGGTTGTAGCTGAGGATCGCCTTGGCCAAGTCTCCGCCGGCCGACAGGTCCCAGCCGTTGCGGCACAGGTAGTGACCGGCGGCGAGGGAGGCGTCGTAGATGTTGTTCGGGTCCTTCACCCCGTCGCCGTTGCCGTCGCGGCCGGCCCACGCCCAGGTGGAGGGGATGAACTGCATCGGGCCGACGGCCGAGTCGTAGGCGCTGTTGCCGTCGTAGGCACCGTTGTCGGTGTCCTTGATGAGCGCGAAGCCGTTGCCGTCGAGCTGCGGGCCGAGGATCTTGGAGGTCGTGGTGCCGTCCGCGTCGACCCGGCCGCCGCGGGCCTGGCCCGACTCGACCTGACCGATGGCGGCGAGGAGCTGCCAGGGCAGGTTGCAGCCGGGCTTGGACTCCTGGAGCTCGGCAGCGGCCTGCTTGTAGGCGGCGAGGACGGTCGCGGGTATCCCGGCCTCGGCCTCGGTCGGGGTGGTGGTGCCGGAGGTGCCGTCGGTCGGCACCGGGCTCGGGGTGTTCAGCGGCGGCAGGTCCGTGTAGTACGGCGAGTTGCCGGTCGCGGTGCCGTCACCGGCGGTCGCGTCGGGGGAGGGCTGGGCGTCGGCGGCGGTCGATCTGCCGTTGTCGTCGACCGTCGCTCCCGGGGCCTGGGAAGCGGCCAGTGCCGCGACCGCGGCCGCGGCCACGGCGGTGGTCACCGCTCCCTTGCGGAGCCTCCTGCCGAATTGCGCCGCCATAAGGTGAACCCCTCCCGTGGGCGCACGAACGCCCGTCTCCGTCTGTCGCTCTCGTCCAGTAGTGACAGTCGAGCCGCCCTTGAGGTTGCCCCCGTGACGCGCGGTAATTCCTGAGGTGCGCGTTCGATCGGGCTCTCCAGCGCGGTGACCCGTGCGACCCTACGACAACTTCCTTTTCTCGGACACCGGTTCGCGCCCGTTATTCACCGGTTGGCCATGTTCGATCGGTGCGGGGTCGCATCGCCCATACTGGGCGGGACCGATCACCCGGGCCGCCGCCCGGCCAACGCCCGTCGCGAGGAGCCCCGTTGCCGTTCACCCTGAGCCACGCGGCGGCGGTACTGCCCGCGGTGCGGTCCGACGGAACCGGTCGGGGCCGACTGGTTCCGGCCGTACTCGTGGCCGGCTCCTTCTCGCCCGACATGACCTATTTCGCGGCAAGTGCCGTTCCCGGGGCGATGGAGTTCGGCACCGTCACGCACTCCTTCCCGGGTGTCTTCACGGTCGACGTCCTCATCGCCTGGGCACTGGTGGGTCTGTGGCTGCTGCTGCGTGAGCCGCTGGTGGCGCTGCTCCCCCGGCGACGGCAGGGCGCGGTGGCGACCCTGCTCGGCTGCGGAACGCCACGCGCGCGTGTGCGTACGAGGCTGGTCGTGCGCTGGTACGTCTCCGCCGCGCTGGGGGCGCTCACCCATGTCGTGTGGGACGCGTTCACCCACTTCGACCGGTGGGGGATGCGGCTGCTGCCCGTCCTGGGCCGGGAGGTGGCCGGGTCGCCTCTGTACTGGTATCTCCAGTACGGCAGTTCGACGGTGGCGGCACTCGTGATCGCCCTGTGCTGCGGGTACGCGCTGCGGCGGGCACCCGCGACGGCCGAGCCGGCCGGGGTCCCCGAACTGTCGGTGCGGGACCGGTGGTGGGCCCTGGCCGTGATCGGCGGGTGCGTGACGGCGGGCGCGGTGCAGCGGACCTCACGGTGGTGGGCCGACCGGGACTCCGGCACGAAGCTCCTGGAACTGATCCCGACGCTGTGCTTCGGAGTCGGGGCCGGGTTGGTCCTCGGAGTGCTGGTGTACGCCGTGGGGGTCAGGCTGTGGCGCCCGGCTCCGGCGCCGGTGCCCGGCGACCGGGAAGAGACGGCTCTTCCGGTCTCCCGCTGACGGTGCCGGCCGCCGCGACGAACACCGTCATCGTGGACATCGGACGGGACCTGGGCAGCAGGGCGAGGGCGAGGGCCAGATAACCGAGCGCCAGCTCGGCCCACAGTCGACTGCCGGAGGCTTGCGCACTCTCCGCTTCTTCTACGGCGTCCTCGTCGTGGCGGGTGAGGCGGTGCCGTAGGTCTGCGGTGGCGTGGCGCAGGGTGGTGGCGAGGCGGGCCGGGATGCGGGGGCCCGCGGCCCTGGCCCGTGCTTGTGCCCGGCGCAGGAGGATCACCGGGTCGACGGGGATGCGGGCGGTGCTTGCGGTGGCCGCGTGGAGCGGGACCGGGTGCCGTGCGGGCGAGGGGGCCTTGTCGGCGTGCGCCTGTGCCTGCGTCCGTGCGGGGGCCGTCCGGCGGTGGAGTATGCGTATACCCATGACCGCATCCTGGCCGGGGGTGGGGTGGGGGGCGTTGTTGTGGCGTCCACGCGAGTGATGGGCCGGGCGTCCGAGGAGCTGCCTCGCCGGGCCGTGGGGCGGGTGCGGGCCGGTGGGGGCTGGTCGCGCAGTTCCCCGCGCCCCTGGGGAGCCCGCGGCGTCCGTCATCCAGAACTGTTGAAGCAACAGCACCCGCCGGACCGAGGACGGACACCCCCCACCCCGTCCCCGACCCACAACACACCCGCACGCGCTACACCGGCCCCCACCCAACCGAAACAGGCCGCCGCAGGCATCCAGGGGCGCGGGGAACTGCGCAAAACCCCCGCCCCCACCGAACCCGCACAAGCCGAACCCGCACAAGCCGAACCCGCACAAGCCGAGGCCGCCGCAGGCTAGTGCGCTGCCGACTCCCAGTCCGGGCCGTCGCCCACCGAGACGCCGAGCGGCACGTTCAGATGGACCGCGGCCGACATTTCGCGGCGGACGATCTCCTCCGCCCTCTGGCGCTCCCCCGGTGCGATCTCCAGGACGATTTCGTCGTGGACCTGGAGCAGCATCCGGGAGGTGAGGCCGGCCTCGCGCAGCGCGTCGTCCACCTTGAGCATGGCGATCTTCACGATGTCCGCCGCGGTGCCCTGGATCGGCGCGTTGAGGGCCATCCGCTCGGCCGCCTCCCGCCGCTGGCGGTTGTCGCTGTTGAGGTCGGGGAGATAGCGCCGACGCCCGAACAGTGTCGCCGTGTATCCCGTGGCCCGGGCCTCGTCGACCGCCCGGCGCAGATAGTCCCGCACTCCGCCGAACCGCTCGAAGTAGGCGTCCATGAGGGCCCGCGCCTCACCCGCGTCGATGTTCAGCTGCTGCGAGAGCCCGAACGCCGACAGTCCGTACGCGAGCCCGTACGACATCGCCTTGATCTTGCGCCGCATCTCCGCGTCGACGGCGTCGGCCTCGACGGCGAAGACCTGGGAGGCCGCCGTGGTGTGGAGGTCCTCACCCGAGGTGAACGCCTCGATGAGCCCTTCGTCCTCGGAGAGGTGGGCCATCACGCGCAGCTCGATCTGGCTGTAGTCCGCCGTCATGAGGGACTCGAAGCCCTCGCCGACCACGAATCCCCGCCGGATCGCCCGTCCCTCGTCCGTGCGGACGGGGATGTTCT
This is a stretch of genomic DNA from Streptomyces sp. NBC_00285. It encodes these proteins:
- a CDS encoding SPW_0924 family protein, encoding MRALIAAATGLALAFALILAITAMGQTTGKTSPKPLLTTVPAHP
- a CDS encoding lytic transglycosylase domain-containing protein, with translation MAAQFGRRLRKGAVTTAVAAAAVAALAASQAPGATVDDNGRSTAADAQPSPDATAGDGTATGNSPYYTDLPPLNTPSPVPTDGTSGTTTPTEAEAGIPATVLAAYKQAAAELQESKPGCNLPWQLLAAIGQVESGQARGGRVDADGTTTSKILGPQLDGNGFALIKDTDNGAYDGNSAYDSAVGPMQFIPSTWAWAGRDGNGDGVKDPNNIYDASLAAGHYLCRNGWDLSAGGDLAKAILSYNPSQDYLNTVLSWLEYYRKGTYEVPDGTGTVPGSRSDGGDGSSPTTPSTTTPGTSTPNTPGTGSPSPTPPPTTPPPSGTPTPPAPTTPLTPTESVDHLEDSGTAKLTATAGDAFTGKISTKAENAAGMGVPKVRIRFTIVGDTDATFTGGEKVATGLTGASGVATAPALQAGETTGAFTVRATLIGRTVTGPDYTATVTQRVADTLARTTTTDLTCTPSGEFADAVQVKATYKGAVADKVAATATLITSADDATENDKGPYFKDADGKTVRTLTGLTTDADGLLKLPQLYADTATGTFVLRITTAGGATLDVKLTVAVATTDTATDTAVSPSPSPSASS
- a CDS encoding DUF4184 family protein is translated as MPFTLSHAAAVLPAVRSDGTGRGRLVPAVLVAGSFSPDMTYFAASAVPGAMEFGTVTHSFPGVFTVDVLIAWALVGLWLLLREPLVALLPRRRQGAVATLLGCGTPRARVRTRLVVRWYVSAALGALTHVVWDAFTHFDRWGMRLLPVLGREVAGSPLYWYLQYGSSTVAALVIALCCGYALRRAPATAEPAGVPELSVRDRWWALAVIGGCVTAGAVQRTSRWWADRDSGTKLLELIPTLCFGVGAGLVLGVLVYAVGVRLWRPAPAPVPGDREETALPVSR